aacaacctaatggattttctttgatagataacaaagatatggtttgcaggttaagaaaagctatgtatggattgaagcaatctccaagagcttggtatgcaagattggataagtatcttttgaagattggtttttctaaaggtaatgcagagaacaatttatattataaagtgactaatcatgacatcttggttatagaagtttttgttgatgatataatctttggaggagaaaatggattatgtaaagaattttctattaaaatgcagcaagaatttgaaaggtctatgattggagaaataaaattctctttaggattgcagatttcatagaatgataaaggtatattcttgagtcaatccaagtacttaaaagagttactaaagaaatttgggatgacgaactctaaaccggtaagcacacctatgactacaaatgaaaaactatcactaagggatgaatctacacttgttaatccaactagatacaaatatatgacaggaggtttactgtatttgacacaaaccagacctgatattatgaatgcagtatgtattgtttcaagatttcagagcaatcctagagaaaatcatgaattagcagtaaaaaggattttttggtacttacaaggcactataaatcttggattatagtatcttagagatgaaaactttgaattatgtgcatacatagatgcaaattgggcaagagatgtggatgatagaaaaagcaccaccggtggagcattctttcttggaaatagactagtttcttggttgagtaagaaacaaagttgtacatctttatcaacatcaaaatcagaatatgttgcagcagcaactaactgtacataggtactatggcttaagcaaatgttgaaggacataaaggtaaaatgcaaggaacctattactatctattgtgataacactgcaccaattgacatatctaagaattcggtattacattctaaaaccaaacatgtttctatcaaactgaaatttctaagggaaaatgttgaagcaaaggaaataaaactagtttatgtgaatactaaagagcagattgcagatatcttcactaaaactctgcctaaggagacttttgaatatcttagagaccagcttggggtcatacctccaccagtagagacttaggaagttgatgtttttcatcaaccgatagaattaacagagaaatcttttacttcggctttgatgaggaagctacttctcagggggagtagttggtatactaaattgattgttattttgtatatgaacttggcttggtaataactttagcatttgatgtgaaagggggagagattggtatggaaaaagtcaaggaaaacacatgttgctcccagggggagagattgttatttgggagagattattactctctatatctgtattttgatttctggttatgatctctttttcagagattgttggtttttggtatttggcatttctattttggcactttgatggtttttccatcttgtgttgccatcaatgccaaagggggagattgttggtattttggtatggttttttcattgatgtcaacacctactaaacacttatcaactctggcactttggagaatcaaaatcattcatcggcaagcaagtgacttatgcacagtcaccgatatctggtacaccggtaggatataatgatcaccggcacttggaagggcatggaaaacacttggttattttgaagacattgtgtggacaccttgtcttggagttttgttaattggcatattcatatttacatatttgttgttactggcaaataggtccaagttatacaccaacaggtttatcttttctggatcagcatggcacactatgaagatgacttattattgttgtaaatgcactaagccgacatgttgaatcagttattgcattgggtattaattgatttgtaaattaattttattgtattaccCTTTAgtgccgacctactaaaattggtcttagggtatggtataaatgtaagatcttatttgtaagatcgaatgtgggatgcgaaaaaggattgtttgaaggtatatgcgagaataagaagagctatacatgcagacatcatttgaagattgaaggagggtttttgtgaagacaattagaactacagtggttctgaatctagcatatgaagatgctattttaagcaatacattcttattggatttaaccatccaattgtagtcagtgtgactcttattttgtgattgagcagtgagctctaggcgcttggcctttctgcatgtgcataccccatttgtatacacttactatctatagtagtatcatatgattgtgggtaaggtttcccaccatggtttttccccttacagggtttccacatacaaatattggtgttatgtgttgtggatgactttgtccttttgtttcatgcattaatccttaccggtattgcaattaactgttaaaactatctaccgacatattagactggttaaccggtattaagcattaagttggtttaatggtttttggttttgatttgttagacaactgattcacccccctctcagttgtctctgggacctaacagttgaTTTGTGCCACTTTTTGCATCCAAACCCTTGGTTTGACGGTTTTACTAGGCCAGTGAGATGGAaaatcctctttctctcaaaccCAAATGTTTCAAGACCTCAGATCAACTCCGAATGGTTGGTGAAACTCTactaaaaattttcaaatgcttaatTCATTCCTACCATTCACAAGGAATCATGCAAGAATAGGGAactcaagaaaaatgcaaaaaatctCAATAACTGTTTTGTTTGaagacaagaatttcattcaaaatcaTCTGTCTTACATAGCAGCTAGTAGACATTATTCCTCTAGGCTTATATCAAACCAAGGAAATCATCCAACAGCCTCCAACACATACAAGAAACCAACCAACCATTGGAGTAACCATATTTCAAAAtgttgcaagaaaagttgcttaagacaacaattgcaactttgcaacttttgacaactttttacaagttGGTCTTGCCTTCACAGCAAATgtcaagaatgaacatactacacattgcagacccctaaacataaaaaatacctataaaattcccatacaaggcctttgtCCAAGTTGACACACTTTGGAGGCTCAGGGCTTATTACAttgcctaggcctaatcaataagccttcaaacacacacattgcacattctattcctaagcataaccatgaaccaaaatgatgtagacacataccataatgaagtagacacatgtcctagtgctcctgcaccatactcccttgtacaagaaaactcaagtcccttgagttgccaaCCGGTTGATTGTATTTCCATGCTTGaggatatcactttcactcatccaagtagcttcagattcaggaagccccttccatttgatgagatagtctttgtacacacctttccttgtttgtttgatcaccttggagtcaAGAATGCACTCCAAATCCAATGAGTTTCTAAGCAGTAGATCCTTCATCCATTCTACATCCTCTTCCTCAAGAGATGACTCAGGTGTTGCATTTGTCAAGGATCCTTTGAAGGCTGTCAAATCACGTACATTGAAGATGGGATATATTCCCAAGTCTgctggaagttcaacttcatatgcattgttgccaaacttATGAACCACCCAGagaggacctatcttcttcatgagtagtttAGAAGGTTGGCCTTTAGGTAACCTTTCTTTCCTTAGATAAGCCATCACCAAATCCCCTACTTTGAACTGAACATCTCTCCTTTTAACATCTACTCTGAGTTTATATTTATCAACACTTTGTTGAAGTGAAGCTTTAACttgttcatgaatctccttcatggtgatAGCAAAATATTCTCCTTTGGCACTCCGTTTGTCCATTCCTCCAAAATCTCTGAGCTCAATTATCCCTCTGGGATGTAGGCCATACACAAACTCAAATGGACTTCTCCCTATGCTTCTTGGTAAGACATCTAAGGAGATTTACAAGGGACCTATCACTAAATCactaaatcccaactttgtccatgctgCTTGGTAAGACATCTAAGGAGATTTACAAGGGACCTATCACTAAATCactaaatcccaactttgtccatgctaCTTGGTAAGACATCTAAGGAGATTTACAAGGGACCTATTAACCACcttagtttggccatcagtctaAGGGTggtatgatgatgaaaatgatagattggtacccaacttcttccatagAGTCCTCCAAACATGACCAACAAACTTGGGGTCTTTATCAGTAACAATATTGAGAGGTAATCCATGTATGctcacaacttctttgaaaaacagacctgcaatatgagatgcatcatttgtgaatttacatggcacaaaatgagccatcttgctaaacctatcaacaattaaaaagacactatcaaaccccctaggagttctgggcaatccaagtacaaaatccatactaaggctttcccaaggcctagtaggaatagATAAAGGCTGATACAGACCAACATTGGTTGAAACACCTTTTTCCCTCTAACAAATAGGAAAATGCTCCACAAATCTTCTTACCTCTGCctgcatcttgggccaaaaataaaacCGGGATACCTTCTCTAAGGTTccgtccaaaccaaaatgacctccaagactgccattgtgtttctctctaatgatattctccctcatagaacattgGAGAATGCATAATTCATTCCCCTTGAAGAACAATCCatcctgcaacataaaatcagaaaaatcaacatgaaaagagtcaacaaacttagtacatacatcatatTCATCCTTGAAATCATGATCCTCCTTGTACATAGCCTTAAGAGACAACACCAACACTTTGCAACTAAATTTCTTGAACAATGAGGGCtctcctgctcaaagcatctgcaaccttattagtcacacccttcttgtgcttgatagtAAAGGTCtaaggttggagttgttcaacccacttgatgtgcctttggttcaacttctcttgcccatgtagaaaactcaatgcatggtaATCAGTATAAACAATAAAatcttttggaagaaggtaatggcaCCACTATTTGAGTGCTTGCATCATagcataaagctccaaatcataggttgaatacctctgtttagcctcattcaacttctttgaAAAGAATGCCACCAgatgtccttcttgactaaggactgcaCCTATTGCCTGCTTGCTTGATCACATTCAactgtaaaaagttgatcaaaactagggagtctcaaggtgggaagttctgcaaccttcctcttcaaaatctcaaaggTTTGGGCTGCTTGCTCTGTCCATTCAAACCAACATTTGATTCAtccttttatagtgttaaggatgggagcacaaatatgactaaagtccttgatgaacttcctataaaaagtagccaatccatgaaaactcctaatatcacctactatcctaggtgtaggccaatgtacaatagcatcaaccttagaaagatccattttcaaacatccatttgaaactacaaagccaagatacaccaactcaactttcatgaattcacacttatctagattgattaccaatttctcctcatgaagcttcctcaaaacctaatcCAGATGCTTCAAATGATCCTCCTTGGACCTACTAAACatgaaaatgtcatcaagataaacaataacaaactttCCAATAAATTctaccaatacctcattcatgaggtgcaTAAAGATACTAGGTAcatttgtgaggccaaatggcatcaccatccactcatataaaccctcattggttttaaaggttgtcttccactcatcactagATTTTATTCTGATCTGATGATAACTtgacttcaaatcaatctttgaaaagtagcatgATCCTCCAAGATAGTTCAtgaggtcttcaatcctaggcataggaaaccagTACCTAATTGTGATGTTGTTGATGGAtctagaatcagtgcacatcctccatgttccatctttTTTTGGTGCCAAAATAGTGGGTACAGAACATGGGATCAAACTCTTTCTAATAAATCCCTTATCCAAAagatcttgcacttgtcttgctatctcctcattctgactaggagtcatcttgtaggcatCTTTATTAGGCAAGGTCACACCAGGAATCAAGTCAATTTGATGATTCATTTCTCTGATGGGAGGTAAGTGATTAGGCATGTCTTTCACCACAAATCCCTTGTATCTATCCAACATGGCTTGAACTTATGAATacaaagaggggggggggtgaattagtatgccaaagattactgtacttaaacactttactagtctagcagtaaaccaataaaatagtttagcaaacaaactggttagcacacatgcaaaccaaatagaaaataatgcattcacccacagaagcacaatcaccataacacaagagattttgacgtagaaacccaaatgggaaaaccacggtgagatgaaactcacaagtaactatctgcaaaataggaactagaccggttaaggtcatacaatgttctttaccagaacagatcctgttaggaatctcaatctctgttaggagataagtccaattaaatactaccttgctagaggattttagatccacagatgtgaaccaccttgttagaggatttacaaaaggttttttgggcctacccggttaagggcttcagacttgtcgaagctGTGAGttatcaacaagtgagtgatctagaaaatagcatagattgcttggttagatccttgatagctcattcctaatgcattccagcattactttagtcttcaaaacattcacactctaccttctctcatagacctgaacttctcttctataatcacacttacaaaaactcatcaaccaccttaaaccctagcaagaacctaaaacctagacatgatgtccttataaaggaatctgatttcatgttagtccaataggattacaatacaatttcctaagttcaatgcatctggacatatttggtaacatgacacaaaaagcactgctagagtgtcggcaccgcaaaacaattggtggatggtaactcatcgcaaaatgccggttggtaactcatcacagagtattaccggttcatacaaaataccggtttaagcaaaataccggttgccggtttgacaaaatgaagactgggaaatatgagttgtgccgcttcattccttcataccgcttgagatcctcgaattgcttggggtcttcataccacttgagaccggtaaacactttccgcaaaacaccgatagtctaaaaactataatacatcataccggttggaaaaaatattggttgagctttaactcatacatacaaaaagtaatcttaaatcaagtgtgtgtccatcaatgacaatcatagcatcaatcataaaaaatgccaacaatctccccctttggcattgatggcaacacttaggaaaattttgacatctaagtgttttacaacaaaaatatgccataatcaaaattactccccctaagcatatacactatcccttttgtagaaaatacaatgtatactactcaacaaaaatatcataaaagtatacatagtatgcatcaaaatttaaataccagtatacttctccccctttgccaacaatgacaaagtatagctgaataacCTCTGTTCCTTTAGCATTAATaactgatttaaagagtttatgacaataaagagtgaaacttgtcaaaaacaaatttaaagtcctccataaatgtcttcatggataaagaccatgattcaagaaatgaggtagcaacctcatgctccatttgcatctgataaacctgctcctccatggcatccatggtactcatctcttgagtaatcgttagggcatctatattgaggtagcatttctagagaatttgcagtcttggcagtaggactagttgaagttcctacaaatttcatGTTCGATTGCTTATCTCcacctctagtcttgcagactgaagttgaaactggtgagcagtttgtccatatgtggagaaggagtcatatggcaccttgaaggtgctaataaataaCTGCATATTAGTTtttagtttgtccttctgagtgagcacatcatcacagaataaatgaggttggcaaatcttgttgagtagtagatttccctcatccattgcatctctagtGTCCTTTTGTGCCTTTTGAAGATCAAACTGgagctctgttaactttctcaccaaggtagtgtctagagccttttgatgttccttcttggcatttgcttctacaacctcttctaggctttgcacctagtcttctacaactgtgcataggagcttcaattgtgcaagtgaggaattagTACTGGGAAGGTTCAtatcgggtatcaaactggtaagagtgtccaccgcaaattggatcacatcttgctcctttttcctccttatcacttccaggtgttcttgagcaaccttaatgctctacaACAACTCtaattcatttgcagactggaggtcaatgggactagtaatgtcagccggtttagcCTAACTACtagttgccattggggtctccacctatgtgctctttaccactgcttccttgtccttttcttttttcttatcttcttgagccttcctcttctcctcttcttctttctttattttctcttcttcttgtctcttatcttcatctttttgtttcatctcttcttcattctttttcttctcctcttccttcttcctcttctcctcttcctgtttcttctcttcctctttctggttctcctcttctttcttttccttttccttcttcttcttctcttcctcttgtttcttattttcctcttctcttctcttcttctcctcttcttttctcttatcctcttcctctttcctcttttcctcttcttttctcttatcctcttcatttgcttgtttcttcttttttgcttcttgttgcttcttttcttcctcttcttgcttctcctatcctattccttctgatggtgtagcttgagtaactttttcaccatctaaggcatcaatgtcaatgggttccatttgttcagtgatcggttccccttcactatcatatacttcatctAGTTTTGATATATccggttcttgctcaaccttcttgttggcttgatgCACTTCATGAGTATGTACAACAATTGTCATatgaagatgagtgtctttttcaacatcatcaattctcccttctaataactAGAGTCTTCTCAtcctagtgaagaagagtcctttgttttggttaatgacttcaaatagctcagaATTGGATAGGTTAGGAAATTattgggcaaatactttctcccttatttcctattccttctctatggcaatgcaccatttgttgtctaaagaattatataaagaatccagtgtctcagatctaatttttgaaggtgaccggtcattaacacacaaatacttaatgatttcctgttcaacttcttccttttcatcatcattgaagtcatcaaaacaatcaattaaatcatttagcaattttctcctaatattatttatagttctttgaaaatgtgtcaaaggtttgtaagaagaaatatcaatatttactagtgcagatgttgtcgtttcattctttgtctttttcttcatttgcctagtcttcttaggcggttcttgacatagtttcttttgagtccggtgtatttctttttgtcttccgcttcctctcaaagactttggcaggtgccacttccggtttcttcttagctggtgaccacttggtcactttgggactggctgcagtaaccgatgttgatgctgaaggcactgcctttcctttctttactcagggttctacaactggtgtaaccctttccaaataggtgtcgtttctctttgccttaggatcaaggggtgaggcgattagggtagaagcatacccatccagcatatcatacattacctcatagcccataggctccacttcttcctgtctgggctcaacggcctccattatgcattcatccactttgatggtgaaacagatgtcttcctcataattTTTTACTATATCACCGGATATtattaccctttggttcattttgcatctgaactcatcaaagtatttgttcagtacttctggATAGCCAGTTCCAaccacttgtagactttccttgatttgctttgtcaccggttggttagcagaccactgaatgtcacctactcctggaaagtagccttggaagtaaaagaacaacccaaccagtagttgtctaaacttaaatctcagtgcattatcttgtttgattgaattaagattcaacataagttgtctttgcatacaagtgcacaaagcaaatgatacatcttccttgatcatcctgtaggcaacatttaccgctgcagcaaagACAGAATTAAATATGCTAGTAgagaatgtctggtaacctatcaccatataggcatacttgaccagatcatccttgattgagttgatggtcattccacgtgagtcactcactgaactggtgagcttggacattttaatcttgctgaccttccttagggttgacacttcccctgtgttacagaaactagtgacgacatgaatcacttcaggtgtgatgtcatgcgtccgctctaagtacatcttatcataGTGTACCCTACTTAAAGtaatgcaaatgtgatcatccaaaaattcttcaagaaaatagactacgttgtgaagtttcttcttttccagaatgctgaattctggtttaatcttcttatccttcccatAGAACAAACTTAACTGGgagtggatcacaagagaccctaggtcttcaattttacaatcaatgtaatctgaaatgccttcctccactataactccAGTGGGTActagggatagggcattgtattttgcctttcaTTTGATGAAATCTACataatcaacaggtgcactagaactagcatgtgatgtggaagccatgataaatagagaatttttaaaaataccttcgtagatcaaaatttagggcttcacaatttgaactttgctacacactcctttggttgctgaaataccgaTTTGagttctacacttctccaacagatgattgcctcagattcttcttcaggattttgataaattctttgaatcgcagtgtaaatcgcttttcttcactctaaacttgaaaaattcttcacttaaaaaatgataagtgagaaatgatttgaaaattccttttaaacaggatctccacctaccataataaatgctccactattagggtgtagaccctaatttgccttttaccatttccggtcttctgccgacTGACAAGTAtctcataccgattaaggtcttttactggtgtcaattgggggttcgagatatttcaccatttgctccccctaagctttttgtagcttagtttgccggttctgaaaTTTCCAAACTAGGTGCAaaaaccagttcttcttgcaacactcctggtttctttttccaggttttgtttatatccacttgaatagttttgatatcaatctttccttctggagtgaccagtatgtcatctgatatgttctttcttgttctgtagaatctggcaatgtgacccagtttgttgcaatgataacagacCATTTCacgtgctctccatggtccattattcatgttaccattcttcctcctgcatgttgcagcaatgtgaccatgacaatgacaaatcaaagagttttctctccatccggttgccgcttgatagccactgctacctgactgatgattaaaggtattaaaccagttgggatttcggttcacaaaagattccgaaccaactccttgagtcctctgaggatatcttccagtgttgttcataacagacctgcattcagatgctctatgcccaaacttgttgcatgcataacaattaccattgaacttattggatctaggtacattgtttataaagtaaggaaaattattgtaggctctGCTCCTACACATATTAGTAGTATGTctttctttaagatagttaaagcaaataggtttgaactttttcttacctttacctttgaatgccggttgcttcttcgatgcttcaacatttgcaccagaggtctcaccttcctcatgaccggagtaaccaagtccatcagtattcttgacaggtttggctgattcaagctttttctctagcttaacagtactcttattgaacttagcaagtatttcctttgactcagagagttctttggaaatagtagcatttgtttccatcaagtttgcattcttggagatggctatgtttagttctccttgcatgtcttccttttccactttgctcgcatggagttgagcggttagggcattgatttcttgttttaacttggagatctcatgatctttgtcttttacaagatcttcaactttcctccggttctcaagctcttgacacattcggatagtcagtccttccaattcctttcttaggttggaattggattcattcagcttttctacttcctgaattagggcttccatgtccacttcatcaaaggaactattttcagttagctccattagtttttcaacatgttctctccttttttcctaagaggccttatatttgaccataagttcatcaaaggcttgctcagactgagtgagctgatgagtaagttccctcacaatgtattcccccatatctctttccaagtggttaaacttatagaaaggttggctctgataccaattgatgaatactaagagggggggtgaattagtatgccaaagattactgtacttaaacactttactagtctagcagtaaaccagtaaaatagtttagcaaagaaattggttagcacacatgcaaaccaaatagaaaataatgcattcacccacaaaagaacaatcaccataacacaagagattttgacatggaaacccaaatgggaaaaaccacggtgagatgaaactcataagtaactatctgtagaataggaaccagaccgattaaggtcagaccggttaaggtcatacaatgttctttaccagaacagatcctgttaggaatctcaatctctatcaggagataagtctgattaaatactaccttgctagaggattttagatccacagaagtgaaccaccctattagaggatttacaaaaggctttttgggcttacccggttaagggcttcagacttgttgaagatgtgagtaatcaacaagtgagtgttctagcaaatagcacagattgcttggttagatccttgatagatcgttcctaatgcattccaacattacttcaatcttcaacacattcacactctaccttctctctcatagacctgaacttctcttctataatcacacttacaaaaactcatcaaccaccttaaaccctagcaagaacctaaaaccctagacatgatgtccttataaaggaatctgatttcatgtcagtccaataggattacaatacaatttcctaagttcaatgcatctagacatatttggtaacatgacacaaaaagcaccgccagagtggcGGCACCGCAAAACaaacggtggatggtaactcatcgcaaaatg
The nucleotide sequence above comes from Cryptomeria japonica chromosome 11, Sugi_1.0, whole genome shotgun sequence. Encoded proteins:
- the LOC131860197 gene encoding uncharacterized protein LOC131860197; translated protein: MDKRSAKGEYFAITMKEIHEQVKASLQQSVDKYKLRVDVKRRDVQFKVGDLVMAYLRKERLPKGQPSKLLMKKIGPLWVVHKFGNNAYEVELPADLGIYPIFNVRDLTAFKGSLTNATPESSLEEEDVEWMKDLLLRNSLDLECILDSKEAKEEGKSEAFAVFTHSQVPNQPDQQSGDNSKTKGTPQLRVSLAKRGKLLHPRAEVQALLGPGSGGWKAGLDDAKGIPPHLLK